GTCATTAAGGCTAGACTTTCATAAAAAATGGGTGTTCTTTCTGAATTTCGTTGAATTTCATTATGGACTTGAGCGATTGTTAATTCCAACTGTCCTAAACGTTCTAACTCAATTTCAATATGCGTCACCGGTTCCTGCACTTGACTGGCTGAACTGGAGTTATTTTTGATTTCCCTGTTTTAATTGAGTTAATAACTGTTGATAATCTTGTCGATCAGGATATAATTTTATTAAATTATTTAAGGGTTCAATTGCTCCTTGAATGTTATTTTGTTCTAGTCTAACCTTTACTAAACCTTCCAAAGCTGTTGGGTTATTGGGTTCCCGTTTTAATACCGTTTCATAACCTTTTTCTTGCTTCTGTAATAAAGCGGTTGCAGATTGTTCTTCTGTGGGTTGAGTCGTTTGGGGTTCAGGTTCAAATACCCCTTTAAACACTTTTCCTAATCCAAATATGGTAGAACCAAAAAAAGCAAGCATTGATAAGATCATAATGACTTTTTGTACCTGCTTAGAGCGTTCCATTCGGCGCATACGATCTGCCCCATATTGCCTTTCTAAGGATTCCTTCTCAACGGGATTCATGGCTAATACCTTCCTCAGATTCTTGATTAGTTGGCTTGAATAGCACCTATTTTGAGAATACCCTGTTTGTTCTCAAAATTGATCAGAACTAGATTCGGGTAATTCGCCGAACTGTTGACGGTAACGGTTGAGCAACGCTTCTAACTCTTGGGAACG
This DNA window, taken from Planktothrix sp. FACHB-1365, encodes the following:
- a CDS encoding M48 family metallopeptidase; this encodes MNPVEKESLERQYGADRMRRMERSKQVQKVIMILSMLAFFGSTIFGLGKVFKGVFEPEPQTTQPTEEQSATALLQKQEKGYETVLKREPNNPTALEGLVKVRLEQNNIQGAIEPLNNLIKLYPDRQDYQQLLTQLKQGNQK